The Pyxidicoccus sp. MSG2 DNA segment ACGCAGACGGTGAAGGTGGACGTGCGGCTGGTCGCCGCCACCAACAAGGACCTCCAGAAGGAGGTGGCGGAAGGCCGCTTCCGCGAGGACCTCTACTACCGCCTCAACGTGGTGGAGATTCGCGTGCCGGCGCTGGCCTCGCGCCGCGAGGACATCCCCCTGCTCGCGGACGCCTTCCTGCGCCGCTTCGCCGCCAAGAACGCCAAGGTGCTGCGCGGCTTCTCCCAGGACGCGCTCAACGTGCTGGAGAACTACGCCTGGCCGGGCAACGTGCGCGAGCTGGAGCACGCCGTGGAGCGCGCGGTGGTGCTCGCCCGCGGGGACGTCCTCGAGGCCAGCGATCTGCCCGAGTCGGTGCGCAAGGGCCCGCTGGGCTCGGCCGGCCAGCTCGTCATCCCCATTGGCACGCCCATGGAGGAAGTGGAGCGGCGGGTGATCCACGAGACGCTGCGCCACACGCGCGGCGACAAGACGCTCGCGGCCCGTCTGCTGGGCATCGCCGCGCGCACCATCTACCGCAAGCTGGAGCGCGAACAGACCTCCGGAGAGCCCGCCTCCAGCCCCGCCGCCGCCCCCGGCTCCGACACGGACGACTGACAGGGCGTCACACGAGGCCCTGCCCCCTTTTGACAATTTGTCCGGCGGGGTTCCGGGGGCCGCCCCCCGCCCCGGAGCCGCCTGTCATTCCGGAATAATTCCGCGCCCTTGGCCCGTTGGGCCTGGATTGTCCGACCGGCGCGCGGTGGCACCTGACTTGCTCACCGTGAGGCCGGCTTACTACCGGAAGCGTGATGGAACTCTTCTTTCGAAAATACTTCTGGACGGTGAACCTGCTGTTCATCCTGCTCGTGGCCCTGCTGGCTGCGCGCACGGTGAACCTGTTCGTCGAGTCCGCCATCGCGCCGGTTCCCTCCGGAACGGCGACGCGCGCGCCGACGCAGGCCCGGAGGCCGGAGACGGCCCTGGCCTCGCTCGACATGAACCGGCTGTCGCGGCTCACCGGCATCAAGATTCCGGAGCCCGAGGTCGCCGTGCGGGAGCCGGAGACGCCCCAGCTGGACCCCAACGCGCCGCCGGTGAAGAGCGGCCTGCGGGTGAAGCTGCTGGGCACCCTCGTCGCGGCCAACGCCGACTGGTCCTTCGCGTCCATCCAGGACATGGTGACCCAGCGCTCGCAGACGTACATGGTGGGCAACGCCCTCCAGGGCGCCACCGTGCAGGAAATCGAGCGCGAGCGCGTCATCATCCTCAACAACGGCCGCCGCGAGTTCATCGACGGGCAGCCCGGTGACGGCGCCTTCGTGCCGCCCTCGCCGCCCGTGGCCGTGGCCAACACCACGCCCCCGCCTGGCAACGGCAGCGGCATCCGCGCCACCAGCGACAACGAATACGAAGTCCCGCGCGCGGAGATCGACAAGACGCTCAACAACCTCAACGACGTGGCCATGCAGGCCCGCATCGTTCCCGCGTTCAAGGACGGTCAGGCGGTGGGCTTCAAGCTCTTCTCCATCCGCCCGGACTCCATCTACTCGAAGATTGGCGTACAGAACGGCGACGTCATCCGCCGCATCAACGGGTTCGACCTCAACAGCCCCGAGAAGGCGCTGGAGGTCTACTCGAAGATGAAGGACGCATCCCGCATCGAAATTGAGATC contains these protein-coding regions:
- the gspC gene encoding type II secretion system protein GspC, which encodes MELFFRKYFWTVNLLFILLVALLAARTVNLFVESAIAPVPSGTATRAPTQARRPETALASLDMNRLSRLTGIKIPEPEVAVREPETPQLDPNAPPVKSGLRVKLLGTLVAANADWSFASIQDMVTQRSQTYMVGNALQGATVQEIERERVIILNNGRREFIDGQPGDGAFVPPSPPVAVANTTPPPGNGSGIRATSDNEYEVPRAEIDKTLNNLNDVAMQARIVPAFKDGQAVGFKLFSIRPDSIYSKIGVQNGDVIRRINGFDLNSPEKALEVYSKMKDASRIEIEIERNGAPIKKSYNVR